The following coding sequences are from one Myxococcales bacterium window:
- a CDS encoding transposase: MQIHGAAPKAKGRLCAEQWGFNLHAATHVHGNDKPGREHLCRYILRPPFANHRLHSLPDRKVQLDFKRPWSDGTNAVVLAPHAFIARLAAIIPPPRRHVTRYFGVLSSHTNPNSSLGMNFYAVRLTPN; encoded by the coding sequence ATGCAGATCCACGGAGCCGCCCCCAAAGCCAAAGGTCGCCTATGCGCAGAGCAATGGGGTTTTAACCTTCACGCCGCCACCCATGTGCATGGCAACGACAAACCGGGCCGCGAGCATCTTTGCCGCTACATCTTGCGGCCCCCCTTCGCCAATCACCGCTTGCACTCGTTGCCCGACCGCAAAGTGCAACTTGATTTCAAACGTCCCTGGTCTGACGGCACAAACGCGGTTGTGCTTGCACCGCATGCCTTCATCGCTCGCCTTGCCGCCATCATTCCCCCGCCAAGGCGCCACGTCACCCGTTACTTCGGCGTCCTGTCTTCGCACACAAATCCAAATTCATCCCTTGGAATGAACTTCTACGCCGTACGTTTGACACCGAATTGA
- a CDS encoding trypsin-like serine protease, with amino-acid sequence MTAAHCFFYRPQGRPTPDTFRYRFLPAGATQTVDIKVERIFQFAAIATDRDVPESEFNNVWRTNLPSLRGNDDVAIARLAAEAPPTLIPVRISSVAPTTGDIVTTFGFGCTDGTTLRGDGRKRSKTWTYVESEDYRGSQESGAICEGDSGGPAIFGAASSGGAIWGVNSASSATRDIFGDVTWYGDRVLDAIQRMEGGIARGIQREGEIYQEISVSGSPDLTQACRDACTRANLSCAAFTLFPVSGTCRLFRAVGGWKANPVALSGVRATEEAGVDILGAALPEGTVTLTNGSAESCRSLCGVTKFCRAFSWENATKVCRMKGSFSSRANNAAFLSGVSTGLAAQIERTGPSYKSIPLTSPDPYRCRSECDVDARCRAYNYFPGGFLYSGSPPTCQLKSAAGNVTWRNSVFSGAKRGLSYGVDRPGNTYSTVSEASMTAEQCQTACSKDSMCKAFTFWPANWTKRQWSRCELKSTESAATPMPSPQGDGVISGIRGDSFF; translated from the coding sequence TTGACTGCAGCCCACTGCTTCTTCTACCGCCCCCAAGGACGCCCGACGCCCGACACCTTCCGATATCGCTTCTTGCCTGCAGGAGCAACCCAAACCGTGGACATCAAGGTGGAGAGGATCTTTCAGTTTGCAGCCATCGCCACAGACAGAGACGTTCCTGAATCTGAGTTCAACAATGTGTGGCGAACAAACTTACCGTCTCTGCGAGGGAACGACGATGTGGCAATTGCGCGGCTGGCAGCGGAGGCACCGCCGACTCTAATCCCCGTTCGAATCAGCAGTGTAGCCCCGACAACGGGCGACATAGTCACCACCTTCGGATTCGGATGCACCGATGGAACGACTCTTCGAGGAGACGGGCGCAAGCGCTCCAAGACTTGGACATACGTCGAGTCGGAGGACTATAGAGGGAGCCAAGAAAGTGGTGCGATCTGCGAAGGCGACTCTGGAGGTCCTGCAATCTTTGGTGCGGCTTCAAGCGGCGGAGCCATATGGGGTGTCAACTCAGCCAGTAGCGCCACCCGCGACATCTTCGGAGACGTCACTTGGTACGGGGATCGCGTCCTTGATGCGATTCAAAGGATGGAAGGCGGCATCGCCAGGGGGATTCAGCGAGAAGGGGAGATCTATCAAGAGATCTCGGTATCGGGTTCGCCTGACCTTACCCAAGCCTGCCGCGACGCGTGCACCAGGGCAAACCTCTCGTGCGCGGCCTTCACCCTGTTCCCCGTCAGCGGGACCTGCAGACTCTTCCGTGCGGTGGGAGGTTGGAAGGCCAACCCTGTCGCCCTGTCAGGAGTGCGCGCGACCGAGGAGGCGGGCGTTGATATCCTGGGCGCAGCCCTACCGGAGGGAACAGTTACGCTTACGAACGGGAGTGCAGAGTCCTGTCGTTCGCTATGCGGCGTAACGAAGTTCTGCCGCGCCTTCTCCTGGGAGAACGCAACAAAGGTATGTCGCATGAAGGGCTCCTTTTCGTCGCGTGCCAATAATGCAGCTTTCCTTTCGGGAGTGAGTACAGGCCTCGCAGCGCAGATAGAGCGGACAGGGCCGAGCTACAAGTCGATTCCGCTGACTTCTCCTGATCCCTATCGCTGTAGGAGCGAATGCGACGTCGATGCCCGCTGCCGCGCATATAACTACTTCCCAGGGGGCTTCCTCTACTCGGGATCTCCTCCCACCTGTCAGCTAAAGAGTGCCGCCGGAAACGTCACCTGGAGGAACAGCGTGTTCTCTGGTGCCAAGCGGGGATTATCCTACGGTGTTGACCGACCCGGCAACACCTACTCAACTGTGAGTGAAGCTTCGATGACAGCGGAGCAATGCCAGACTGCGTGCAGCAAAGATTCGATGTGCAAAGCCTTTACCTTCTGGCCCGCCAATTGGACCAAGCGGCAATGGTCTCGATGTGAACTTAAGTCCACGGAGTCGGCGGCGACGCCAATGCCGTCACCTCAAGGCGATGGTGTCATCTCGGGGATACGGGGCGATAGTTTCTTTTAA
- a CDS encoding RHS repeat protein, with the protein MHTTRTVNGKPEEVVATYDAADRITKMILQGGLVTHAFRYDSLGRLVWAHDEDIGARTMTYDDNNWLRTHSNGAEQSVA; encoded by the coding sequence ATGCACACCACGCGCACGGTAAACGGCAAGCCCGAAGAGGTGGTGGCCACCTATGACGCTGCTGATCGAATCACGAAGATGATTCTGCAAGGCGGCCTCGTTACGCATGCGTTCCGATACGATTCATTGGGGCGCCTTGTGTGGGCGCACGATGAAGACATCGGCGCGCGCACGATGACCTACGACGACAACAACTGGTTGCGAACGCACAGCAATGGCGCGGAACAAAGCGTGGCGTAG
- a CDS encoding transposase has protein sequence MQAHLASFLDQWQSSADGRSLPRHVTGELQEYITCGIPQHGFAHLYCDTCRARHVLPFSCKGRGFCPSCGGRRMNEGAVNLVDHVLPTGVALRQWVLTFPFVLRFPLAFDARLLGAVHRLFTDTVAAFYRKRAIKTCGTAKAECGGLTVIQRASSDLRCNPHFHTVFLDGVYVFPQHGGPPVFHPAAPPSQVEVEQVVKKAAARIVRFLKKRGLIELATAPGDDEVTVIVGDETLGEDDPLLAQLLAAATAGLPPAGPAQRRAPLRLALSANAQPIRKGRLCAEHWGFNLHAATRVHGNDNQGREHLCRYILRPPLANDRLHILPGDKVQLDFKRPWSDGTSCIVLDAQALIARLAAIVPPPRRHVTRYFGVLSSHSALRPLIVPAATVAATAAQATESPAQDLQTPIAAKPPRTSKYIAWSDLLRRTFGIELHCNRCHGDLRLIALVKEAATIAKILGAMGLPTTPPRLAPARAPPHQAELDWCN, from the coding sequence ATGCAGGCCCACCTCGCCTCCTTCCTCGATCAGTGGCAAAGCAGTGCCGACGGCCGCAGCCTCCCCCGCCACGTGACGGGCGAGCTGCAAGAGTACATCACCTGCGGCATTCCCCAGCACGGCTTCGCGCACCTATACTGCGACACCTGCCGCGCGCGCCATGTGCTGCCGTTTAGCTGCAAAGGCAGAGGCTTTTGCCCAAGCTGTGGCGGCCGCCGCATGAACGAAGGCGCGGTAAATCTTGTTGACCACGTGCTGCCCACGGGTGTGGCGCTTCGACAATGGGTGCTCACCTTCCCCTTCGTGTTGCGCTTTCCCTTGGCCTTCGACGCGCGCCTGCTGGGCGCCGTGCACCGGCTGTTCACAGACACGGTGGCCGCCTTCTATCGCAAGCGCGCCATCAAGACTTGCGGCACCGCCAAGGCCGAATGCGGAGGCCTCACCGTCATTCAGCGCGCCTCGAGCGACCTGCGCTGCAATCCGCATTTTCACACCGTGTTCCTCGATGGCGTTTACGTGTTCCCCCAACACGGCGGCCCGCCGGTGTTTCACCCCGCTGCGCCGCCCTCGCAAGTAGAGGTGGAGCAGGTGGTGAAGAAGGCGGCCGCACGCATCGTGCGCTTCTTGAAAAAGCGCGGCCTCATCGAGCTTGCCACCGCCCCCGGTGACGACGAAGTGACCGTCATCGTGGGCGACGAGACCTTGGGTGAAGACGACCCGTTGCTTGCACAGCTGCTTGCCGCTGCCACCGCGGGTCTGCCTCCCGCTGGGCCTGCGCAGCGGCGTGCGCCTTTGCGCTTGGCCTTATCCGCCAACGCCCAGCCTATACGCAAAGGCCGGCTGTGCGCCGAGCATTGGGGCTTCAATCTGCACGCCGCCACCCGCGTGCACGGCAACGACAATCAAGGACGCGAGCACCTGTGCCGCTACATCCTGCGCCCGCCACTTGCAAACGACCGCTTGCACATTCTGCCGGGCGACAAAGTGCAACTCGACTTCAAGCGCCCCTGGTCCGATGGCACAAGCTGCATCGTGCTCGACGCCCAAGCTCTCATCGCGCGCCTTGCCGCCATTGTGCCTCCTCCCAGGCGCCACGTGACCCGCTACTTCGGCGTGCTGTCGTCACACAGTGCCTTGCGACCTCTCATCGTGCCTGCGGCGACTGTGGCCGCCACTGCGGCGCAAGCAACGGAATCGCCCGCCCAAGACCTGCAAACCCCCATTGCCGCCAAACCTCCTCGCACCTCTAAATACATCGCGTGGAGCGACTTGCTTCGCAGAACATTCGGCATTGAGCTGCACTGCAACCGCTGCCACGGCGACCTGCGCCTCATCGCCCTGGTAAAAGAAGCCGCCACCATCGCCAAAATCCTCGGCGCCATGGGGCTGCCCACCACGCCGCCCAGGCTTGCCCCGGCCAGGGCACCGCCTCACCAGGCCGAGCTCGACTGGTGTAATTGA
- a CDS encoding serine protease: protein MKTQIAFVHFKSAKVALGALLASAMTFVISIAVSREVAADEVETLPPFESVLCPTALGARKSVYLIEDEQGSIGAAFLFKDRRHLVTAWHVVSDGLPAVATSISGKKTAFEVVAKDEANDLAILRVSHDLEGDPIEPAQIVEVGMPAFTIGHPSGLSRIAEKAFTKGILRWSIATGTISQIGEDLVQTDAAAIGGNSGGPLVSCSGKLLGVVSLNFGAGVSAAVKVERLQKLTNVSERKITPHRFLFLMDLAGALGVNSSNAGMSLAFSEFIGAVGLRLGLSLVSNDNFTSPLYRTDRGVLSLGLAYRGYWPQINGFVTPHIGCAYIVDRVSEIFIGETSGQLRQSLKRYSGVGTKLGINLSYGYWLFGLVAEVPFSGDVKGNSYNALFGLAF, encoded by the coding sequence GTGAAAACGCAGATTGCATTCGTGCATTTCAAGTCTGCAAAGGTCGCACTCGGCGCTCTACTCGCTTCGGCCATGACCTTCGTCATTTCGATCGCTGTTAGTCGTGAGGTGGCGGCAGATGAAGTGGAGACACTTCCGCCTTTCGAATCGGTTCTATGTCCAACCGCCTTAGGCGCACGGAAATCTGTTTACTTGATCGAAGACGAACAGGGCTCAATTGGCGCTGCCTTTCTCTTTAAAGATCGCAGACACCTAGTGACCGCTTGGCACGTCGTCTCCGATGGCTTGCCTGCGGTGGCAACTTCGATTTCAGGTAAGAAGACAGCCTTCGAGGTGGTCGCAAAAGATGAAGCCAACGACTTAGCCATTTTGCGCGTAAGCCACGATCTTGAAGGTGACCCGATAGAGCCGGCACAGATCGTAGAAGTCGGAATGCCAGCTTTCACCATTGGTCATCCTTCTGGACTATCGCGCATAGCGGAAAAGGCCTTCACAAAGGGTATTCTTCGTTGGTCGATCGCCACGGGAACCATCTCTCAGATCGGTGAAGACCTCGTTCAAACCGACGCAGCGGCGATTGGAGGCAACTCAGGTGGCCCGCTTGTGTCCTGTTCAGGAAAACTACTCGGGGTAGTCAGCCTAAACTTCGGTGCCGGAGTGTCAGCGGCAGTAAAGGTCGAAAGGCTACAAAAACTGACGAACGTTTCCGAACGGAAAATTACACCTCACCGCTTCTTATTCTTGATGGATCTTGCGGGAGCGTTGGGAGTAAATAGTTCCAACGCCGGGATGAGTCTCGCGTTTTCCGAGTTCATCGGGGCCGTGGGACTGCGACTGGGGTTGAGCCTAGTTTCTAACGATAACTTCACATCCCCGCTATACCGAACAGATCGAGGCGTGCTTTCGCTTGGCCTTGCCTATAGAGGCTATTGGCCACAGATCAACGGTTTTGTAACTCCCCATATTGGATGCGCCTACATAGTTGACAGGGTAAGCGAAATCTTCATCGGAGAAACAAGCGGTCAATTGCGCCAAAGCTTGAAACGCTATTCTGGAGTGGGGACGAAATTGGGCATCAACCTCAGCTATGGTTATTGGCTTTTTGGGTTGGTTGCAGAGGTCCCGTTTTCAGGCGACGTGAAGGGCAACAGCTACAACGCGCTGTTTGGCCTCGCATTCTAG